ATCGACCGCGAGATCTGGGACGAGAAATAGGGCACAACCCGCCGGCCCCCGGAGCAGCCTGCTCCGGGGGCCGGCGGGCGATTCCTCAGCCGCGGCCGACGAGCGGGGCCTTGGTCGCCATCACCGTGACGAACAGGATGTTGGCCTCGAGCGGCAGGCCGGCCATGTGCAGCACGGTCGTGGCGACGTGGTCGACATCCATCACCGGCTCGACCTTGATCGAGCCGTCCGGCTGCGGCACGCCGGTGGTCATCTTCTTGGCCATCTCGGTCAGCGCATTGCCGATGTCGACCTGGCCGACGGCGATGTCGTATTTGCGCCCGTCGAGCGAGGAGGTCTTGGTCAGGCCGGAGATGGCATGCTTGGTCGCGGTATAGGCCGCCGAGTTCGGCCGCGGCACCTGCGCCGAGATCGAGCCGTTGTTGATGATGCGCCCGCCGCGCGGCTCCTGCGACTTCATCGCCTTGAAGGCCTCCTGCGTGCACAGGAACGGGCCGGTCAGGTTGGTGTCGACCACCCTCTGCCAGTCCTCCAGCGAAAGGTCCTCCAGCAGCACGCCGCCCGGCGCATTGACGCCGGCATTGTTGAACAGCACGTCGACCCGGCCGAACTTGGCCTTGGTCGCGGCGAACAGGGCTTCGACCGATTTCTTGTCGGTCACGTCGGTCGAGACCGCGAGCGCCTGCTCGGCCGGGGCGCCCGAGAGCGTGATCGTTTCTTCGAGGGCATCGGTGCGGCGCCCGGCCAGCACGGTACGATAGCCGTCCTTCAGGAAGGCGATGGCGACGGACCGGCCGACGCCCGAGCCGGCACCGGTGATGATCGCGACCTTGTTATGCCCAGACATGCGCTTCCTCGCCTTACCGTGTTTTCAACCGTTTCAGGTGCCGCACCATAACAGCGTATGCAGTATACGGAACCGCTTTTCCCGCAGACCGGCTCCGCCCTGTCCCTTGCCTGACGCAAGGTCTGCCCTACTGTTCTAGCGAGGGAGGATGCGTCATGACCAGCCTGAACCGCCGCAGTTTCGTCGCCGCCGGAGCGGCGAGCCTCGCCGGAACCGCTTTCGCCCAGCAGCCCGGCCATGAGCAGCACGGCGGCCATTACGAGCGGCTGAACCAGCCCGGCCGCATCGGCAAGCCCGAGCTCGCCGCCTCGCAGAACGTCTTCGATTCACCGGCGCCCAAGGCCGCCGATCCCGGCCGCTGGAGCACGAAGGCGCTGCTGCCGCTGCCGCGCTCGGAAATGGCCTGGGCGGCGGCGCATGACGAGCGCATGCACATCGTCGGCGGCTATGGCGAGCAGCGCACCGACCGGCCCTATCACCATGTCTACGATCCCAAGGCCGATAAATGGGCTGACGGCGCGCCGCTGCCGCAGGGCGCCAACCATGTCGGCGTCGCCTTTCTCGATGGCAAGCTCTACGCCATTGGCGGCTTCCTCGAGCAGAACCGCAAGCCGCATCCACGCTGCTTCGTCTACGATCCCAAGGCAGACAAATGGGCAGAGATCGCGCCTTTGCCCCGCCCGATCGGCTCGGCCGCGATCGTCGGCCTGAACGGCGTGCTGCACTCGATCGGCGGCGCGATCGGCGACACCACCGAGAGCAAGACCTCGGTCAACTGGCACCGCGTCTACGATCCCAAGGCCGATGCCTGGAGCGAGCGCGCGCCGCTGCAGACGGCGCGCGACCACACCGGCACGCTGGCGATCGGACAGCTGATCCACGTCATCGGTGGGCGTGTCGACTCGTTCCACACCAACTCCAACCTGCACCACGCCTATGACCCGGCGACCGACAAATGGGCGCCGCGCAATCCGCTACCGACCGCCCGCTCCGGCCATGGCGCCGTGCTCTATCGCGGCAAGGTCTTCATCATGGGCGGCGAAGGCACCAACCGCGTCTTCGGCCAGATGGAGGCCTATGACCCCGCCAGCGACGGCTGGGAGCAATACGCCCCGATGCTGACGCCGCGCCACGGCCTCGGCGCCGCCCTCGTCGGCGACGCCATCCACGTCGCCGGCGGCGGCCCGATCATGGGCGGAGGCGTCCAGAGCGCCGTGCACGAGGCGTTCAGTCTGGGGTGAGCCGATCGCGAGGCCAGCCCTCGCGCCCTACTCAGAATCGCATCTCGACCCTGCCCTTGAGGGCGTGGTCTCTGGAGCGTTCGCCGATTGCGGCGGAGTAGGTCAGGCCGAGCGCGGTGGCCTGCGAAATGCGCCAGTCGAGGCCGGCCTCGGCTGTGAGGGCGTCGCGGTCGATCCGGGCGGCGAAGACCTGGGCCGGGGTGGTGCCGGCGACGAAGGCGGTGCGGGCCTGCGGGGTGAGTTCGCCAAAACCGTGGCGCCAGCCGAGCATGGCCCGGGCGAACAGCGGCATCGCCCCGAGCTGCGCCTCGGCCCGCAGGCCGAGCGTGGTGAAGCCGAGCGTCTGATCGGAGGAGAGGATGCGTAGTGCCGCCGCGCCGCCGCGCTCGGTGCCGGCATCCGTGCTGACTCGGATCAGCGCCAACTGGGCGAACGGCTCCAGCGCGACCCCACTGAAGGCGAAGGCATAGCCGAGCTCGGCGAAGCCTTGCGTCACCGAACCGGGACGCTGCAGCCGCAGCAGGTCGCCAAAGCCACGGACCGAGACCTGGCGGCGGATGTCGCTCTCGGACCATGTGTAGGCCGCGCCGGCATCGAGCCTGAGCTGGCCGAAGCGGGCGCTGGCATAGAGCGCGGCATGGCCACTCTCCAGCTTGCCGGTCGAGAGCCTTGCATCGAGATCGAAGCGCGACTGGCTGTAGCCACCGGCGACACCGACCTTCAGCGACGAACCCGGCGCGTCGTAGAGCATCAAATCGGCGCCGAGCAGGGCGCCGCCGCTGCGGCGGCTCAGGCTCGCGGCATTGCCGTCGCCATCGGTGTTGCCGGTACTGCCGAAGGCCGTACCCCAGAGCGCGTAGCGCGGCTGCGGCACCGGGGCGGGCATCACGACCGCGCCCTTGCGGCCGGGCAGATCGGCAGAGAAGGCGCCTGCAACCTGCTGGCCGGGTTGCGTCAGCAGCGGGCCGCGCAGATGGCCCAGAATGGTGTCGCGCACCAGCCGGCTCTCGTCGATCATGACGCTGACCGCCTGCGCGTGCGCCTCGCCCGAGAGCAGATCGAAGCCGGCGCGAGCCTCGGCCACTGTGGCCGAGATCAGCGCGTCATAGACCGGGTTGCCAACGCCCAGGCGCTCGGCCGCGATCGCGATGAAGCCCTGGTTGCGCGTCTGCGCGATGGAGCTGCGGCCGCTGCTGCTGCCACCGCCGGAGCCTCCGCCGCCATCGGGGCCGAACGAGGTGTCGTTGCGCGTCATCGTCAGCGTGACGTTCGTGCCGCCATAGCTCAGCGACGGCGTCAGGAAGGCGAGGTTCGAGGTGACGCTGGTGAAGCTGCCGCTGACCCCGCCGGACGCGGTCAGGATCGTATAGTTCGTCGAGGCCGCGTAATTGCCGTTCTCGGCCAGCACCTGCACCGTGCCACCCGAAAGCGTCGCCGAACCGGAGGCCACGATCCTGTCGCTCTGCCCGGCCGCGTTGACCTCGACCTGGTAGGTCGAGCCACTCGCGAAGGCGACATTGCCCGAGACATTCAACGTCCCGATCGAATTGCCCGGCGCGACCGTCGCGCCGCTCGCCACGCTGACCGTCCCGACCGTGCCCGAGCCGCCGAGCACGCCGCCACTCAAGCTCACCGAGCCGGTGATCGAGCCGTTGACGACGAGCTTGCCGCCCGAGACCGTCGTGCCACCGGTATAGGTGTTCGTGCCCGACAGCGTCAGCGTGCCGGTGCCGGTCTTGTCGAGCGCGCCATTGCCGCTGATCGTGCCGGAGAAGGT
This genomic interval from Bosea sp. 29B contains the following:
- a CDS encoding SDR family oxidoreductase; the encoded protein is MSGHNKVAIITGAGSGVGRSVAIAFLKDGYRTVLAGRRTDALEETITLSGAPAEQALAVSTDVTDKKSVEALFAATKAKFGRVDVLFNNAGVNAPGGVLLEDLSLEDWQRVVDTNLTGPFLCTQEAFKAMKSQEPRGGRIINNGSISAQVPRPNSAAYTATKHAISGLTKTSSLDGRKYDIAVGQVDIGNALTEMAKKMTTGVPQPDGSIKVEPVMDVDHVATTVLHMAGLPLEANILFVTVMATKAPLVGRG
- a CDS encoding kelch repeat-containing protein — translated: MTSLNRRSFVAAGAASLAGTAFAQQPGHEQHGGHYERLNQPGRIGKPELAASQNVFDSPAPKAADPGRWSTKALLPLPRSEMAWAAAHDERMHIVGGYGEQRTDRPYHHVYDPKADKWADGAPLPQGANHVGVAFLDGKLYAIGGFLEQNRKPHPRCFVYDPKADKWAEIAPLPRPIGSAAIVGLNGVLHSIGGAIGDTTESKTSVNWHRVYDPKADAWSERAPLQTARDHTGTLAIGQLIHVIGGRVDSFHTNSNLHHAYDPATDKWAPRNPLPTARSGHGAVLYRGKVFIMGGEGTNRVFGQMEAYDPASDGWEQYAPMLTPRHGLGAALVGDAIHVAGGGPIMGGGVQSAVHEAFSLG